A window of Argopecten irradians isolate NY chromosome 14, Ai_NY, whole genome shotgun sequence contains these coding sequences:
- the LOC138306917 gene encoding tubulin beta chain-like, producing the protein MREIVHLQAGQCGNQIGAKFWEVISDEHGIDPTGTYHGDSDLQLERISVYYNEASGGKYVPRAILVDLEPGTMDSVRSGPFGQIFRPDNFVFGQSGAGNNWAKGHYTEGAELVDSVLDVVRKEAENCDSLQGFQLTHSLGGGTGSGMGTLLISKIREEYPDRIMNTFSVVPSPKVSDTVVEPYNATLSVHQLVENTDETFCIDNEALYDICFRTLKLTTPTYGDLNHLVSATMSGVTTCLRFPGQLNADLRKLAVNMVPFPRLHFFMPGFAPLTSRGSQQYRALTVPELTQQMFDAKNMMAACDPRHGRYLTVACIFRGRMSMKEVDEQLLNVQNKNSSYFVEWIPNNVKTAVCDIPPRGLKMSGTFIGNSTAIQELFKRISEQFTAMFRRKAFLHWYTGEGMDEMEFTEAESNMNDLVSEYQQYQDATADEEEFEEDEEQDEM; encoded by the exons ATGAGGGAAATAGTTCATCTTCAGGCCGGGCAATGCGGGAATCAAATCGGTGCGAAG TTCTGGGAAGTTATTTCCGATGAACACGGAATTGACCCCACCGGTACATACCACGGAGATTCCGACCTTCAGTTGGAGAGAATCAGCGTGTACTACAATGAGGCCTCAG gTGGCAAATATGTCCCCCGAGCTATCTTGGTGGATCTGGAGCCCGGAACCATGGACTCCGTCAGATCTGGTCCTTTTGGACAAATCTTCAGACCAGACAACTTTGTGTTCGGACAGAGTGGTGCCGGAAACAACTGGGCTAAGGGACATTACACAGAAGGAGCTGAACTCGTAGACTCTGTTCTTGACGTTGTCCGCAAAGAAGCTGAAAACTGCGACAGTCTTCAGGGATTCCAGCTGACACATTCTCTTGGTGGTGGTACTGGATCTGGAATGGGAACTCTCCTCATCTCCAAAATCCGTGAAGAATACCCCGACAGGATCATGAACACATTCTCCGTTGTACCATCACCCAAG GTATCGGACACCGTTGTGGAACCATACAACGCCACTCTCTCTGTCCACCAACTTGTAGAAAACACAGACgagacattctgcatcgataacGAGGCTCTCTACGACATCTGCTTCCGTACCCTTAAACTGACCACACCCACATACGGTGACTTGAACCATCTCGTCTCCGCCACCATGTCCGGAGTCACCACCTGTCTCCGATTCCCCGGTCAACTGAACGCTGATCTCCGTAAATTGGCTGTCAACATGGTTCCCTTCCCCCGTCTCCACTTCTTCATGCCTGGTTTCGCTCCTCTTACTTCTCGTGGTAGCCAGCAGTACAGGGCTCTTACTGTCCCAGAGTTGACCCAACAGATGTTCGATGCCAAGAACATGATGGCTGCTTGTGATCCTCGTCACGGACGTTATCTTACAGTTGCATGTATTTTCCGTGGACGTATGTCCATGAAGGAGGTCGATGAGCAGCTCCTTAACGTCCAGAACAAGAACAGCAGTTATTTTGTTGAATGGATCCCCAACAACGTTAAGACCGCAGTCTGTGATATCCCACCACGTGGTCTCAAGATGTCTGGAACATTCATTGGTAACAGCACCGCTATCCAGGAACTCTTCAAGCGTATCTCCGAGCAGTTCACCGCTATGTTCCGTCGTAAGGCTTTCTTACATTGGTACACTGGAGAGGGTATGGACGAGATGGAGTTCACTGAGGCCGAATCCAACATGAACGACTTGGTGTCTGAGTACCAACAGTACCAGGATGCCACAGCTGATGAAGAGGAATTCGAAGAGGATGAGGAACAAGATGAAATGTAG